ATGTAGTTCATATGAGTTGAAGTCATTGGAGATGAACTTGGTGCATTCAACAAATCATCAAAGGTTGGTTTCATCAAGTCAGAGTTGATAATCTTCAAGACACCAACCAAGACAACTGCTAAAGTTGCAATCAAGAGTGATACAGCAGGACTTACATGGCTCTTATCTGCATACCATTTGATAAGCAAGCCAGTAATTGACAAGTGCCAAATATCAAAGATATCCACATCCAATGTATCTGTTTTCTTCATAGCTAACATCACAACATTGACAATGAGCATGATGAGCAAGAAGTACAGGGTCCATGGAGAACCCCAAGTGATGGTTGCAAGCGGTGCCCAACCAACGTCAGTGATGTTCAACTGGATACCAGTGTTTTCAACGAATTTAGCAAGTGAAGCTGAGAAAGCTCCGTTAAGCATACCGATGATGGCACCGATACCAGTAAGAGCGATGGCAAGTTTGATACCACCTTCAAGCGCTTTGGAGAATTTCACTCCAAAAAGTAAAGCCAATACTGTCAAGATGATCAGCATGATGATAGGACCACCCATATCTAAGATGGGTTTAAAAATCTTATTGGCTAGGTCAATAATGACATCCATAATAATTCCTCCCTTTTTTTGTTATATGAATGTTAGCAAGATAAAGAATAGATTAACTTAGTCCGTGCTCTTTAATAGCTGCTTCAATATTATCAAACACTGGAGCGCTCATTGCAGGAATACGGAACAAGATTGGTCCAGCTTCGATAACTGGGATTCCTGGTTCAAAACCAAGATCTGTTGCAGCGATTGGCGTGAAGATATCATAACCTTGCATTAGATCTTCATTGACATCCTTAACCATCACGGCATCACAATGTACATCATAACCGCGGTTTGACAACTCTTCCTCAAGAGCACTCTTGATTTGGTGACTTGAGTTTACCCCTGCTCCGCAGGCTGCTAAAATTTTAATCATAATAAAATCCTCCGATTTATTTATTTAATAACTTTTGAAATATATTGGAACAACTCTTCTTTTGAGTTCAAAGAAGCTAAACCAGCTAGATTTCCTTCGCTAGTGAAGAAATCCATTAACTGTGCTAAGATATTGGTCTGGCTTGAGCTAGAGTTGTTGATAATAAAGAACAAGAGAGACACTTCAACGGTTTGCGTAGGAGAAATCATATTGTGGAAGGTTACAGGCTGATCTAGCTTAACAACTACCACGTTTTCAGACAAATTATGCGCAATATCCGTATGAGGTATGGCAACATTCGGCAAGTCCTTGCCTAAAAATTCCATATCCAATCCAGTTGGAAACGCCTTTTCTCTTTCAAGTAAAGCGTTTCGATAAGAAGAAGTTACAATTTCTCTTTCTTCTAACAAATCAGCTACTTGATGAAAAAGATCTTCTTGATTTTCTGCATGTAAACAAAACACTAGATTTTCATCAAATAATTGGGCAAGCGCCATTTTATCATCTCTCCTTTTGTTTCTTTTTGTTCGTTTAATTAATTATATCATTATGTGATAGCGCTGTCAATAGTTTGTTTTGTTATTTTTTGTTTATTTGTCTAATAACTTAAATTTTTAATGTTCATATGAAGATGGGACATTTCGTCATTCTGCATGGCTGAAGAACAACACGAGTCATAAGAATATCCTTAGCAAGTCTAAGTTGATATACAGGAACTTTTCGTCCGCTGTTAAATGCAATTATTCATTTGTAATAAGAAATAAAAGCTACGAAATTCGCAGCTTTCAGAGTCTAAAATCAACGTTCATGACAACGCGATCAAATCAGAGGACCTTGGTGTAAGAACTATATTTTGCTCTCACTTTCGGAGAGATATGGTCATCCGTTACAATCGCGTCAATATTGTCCAAACGGTAAAAACTATAGAAAGAATAGCTATCAAATTTGCTATTATCTGCAACAATGTATTTTTCAATTGCATTGTTGAGAATAATGGCATTTCCATTCCCCTCTTCTTCATTGGCAGTCGTCACATTGTGGCCGTCAATTCCGTTCACTCCAATAAAAGCCTTTGATACCTTGATTTCTCGTAAAAGTTTATTGGCAAACTGCCCCACAAAAGTCTGGGTCTTGACCCGATAGCGTCCTCCAATCAAAATCAAATCAAAATTAGGGTAATCCTTCAACTTTTCGAAAATAGGGAGTGAATTGGTTACAATACTGATATTTTTCCCCTCTAAATAATCGCCGATAAAATCCGTTGTAGTACCTGATCCGATAAAAACAGTGTCTCCTTCAGCAATCAAATCAGCACATTTCTTAGCAATCAGCTTCTTTTCTTCTATATTTAACATCGTTTTTTCAGAATGCGAAGCTTCATTCAAGCTATCTTTCACCTTTTTATGAGCTCCACCATGCACCCGAATCAAAAGTCCTTGCTTCTCAAGATCAATCAAATCCCGCCGAATGGTCATATCTGTTACATTCAGCAATTCCTTCAGGTTCTTTACAGACACAACTCCCGTCTGGTCCAGCTCTTGTAAGATCACTTTATGACGACTTTCCTTCATGTACAATCCTCCTTGTTGTTGATGTCTAGAGACGTCTCATCAAAGTTTCCCCTTTGATTCTTAGGTTCCTTGGACACCTCAAATCACTTTAATGTCCATGCACCATTGCTTATATCATTATACTACAATTTTTTCATATAAACAAAAAAATGTATACTTTTTTTCAAAAAAATAGATTATTGTTTGTTTATGCGTTTTCATTGTGCTGTTTTCAAACAAATCTTGAAAGATATTCAAATTATTTTCAATAGAAAAATCCGATGTCAACTGACATCGGATTTTTTGTTTATTTATCGCCTTTATTACGGATAACAAAGCCGGTTTTCTTTTCGCTGGAAGTGCGTTGTGGGCGTTTATTTCCTCTGCTTTCGAAGTCGCGACTGTTCTTGTTTGACTTGCGTTTAAAGTCACGGCGGCCACCCTCTCGATCTTCACGTCCGCCACGGCGATCACGGCCTTGGTCGCCTCGACGACCGTTTCCACGACCACTCTTACCTTTTCCACCAAAACCTCCACCAGATGCTTTAAATGGCAATGGTTTTTCACGGGCGATTTCTACTTCAGGAAGGGTATCTGGATCCTGTACCGTCAAGCTGAGGATATACATAGCCAGCTCTTCTGGGCTGAATTCTGCTGCTAGCTTGCGGGCATCCTTACTGAATTTCTCAAAGTTAGAACGGATGCTTTCGTCTGCAAAATCGCGTTCAATCTTCTTAAGGGCAACTCTTTTCTTAGCTTGGAAAGCTTCCTCTGCAGTCGCTGGCTTAAGGCCTTTCATACGCTTCTTGGTCAGATTTTCGATAATCTGAAGATAGCCCATTTCATTTGGCGCTACGAAAGTGATAGACTGACCTGACTTACCAGCACGACCAGTCCGCCCAATCCGGTGAACATAGCTTTCTGGATCCTGAGGAATATCATAGTTGTAGACGTGGGTCACACCAGAAATGTCCAATCCACGCGCGGCTACATCTGTCGCCACCAAGACATCCAAATTGCCGTTTTTAAAGTCACGGAGGACGCGGAGGCGCTTGCCTTGGTCCAAATCACCATGGATACCCTCTGCTCGGAAACCGCGGATTTTCAGACCACGAGTCAGCTCATCCACCCGGCGCTTGGTCCGACCAAAGACGATTGATAGCTCAGGCTGCTCCACATCCATCAGGCGGGTCATGGTATCAAATTTTTCATGTTCTTTGACACGGATATAATACTGGTCTACAAGCTCCGTCGTCAGCTCTTTAGCAGCAATCTTGACATGCTCAGGCTCCTTCATGAACTTGACACCGATGCGCTTGATAGCATCAGGCATGGTCGCTGAAAAGAGCAAGGTCTGACGTTCTTCTGGCACACGGGAAATGATAGACTCAATATCTTCCAAAAAGCCCATATTAAGCATTTCATCCGCTTCGTCCAAGATTAAGGTTTCAATCTGATTCAGCTTAAGCGCCTTGCGTTTGATCAAATCCAAAAGACGACCAGGTGTTCCTACGACGATATGAGCACCAGACTTGAGGGCCTTGATTTGCTTTTCGATGCTGGAGCCACCGTAGACAGAACGCACCTTGACACCCTTGCTGCGGCCAAAACGGAAAAGCTCTTCCTGACTCTGAACAGCCAATTCACGGGTTGGAGCGATAATCAAAGCCTGCACAGCAGGATTATCTGTATCAATCTTCTCCAGAGTTGGGAAGCCAAAGGCCGCTGTCTTTCCTGTCCCTGTCTGGGCCTGACCAATAACATCCTTACCTGCCATAGCAAGTGGAATTGTCTGCTCTTGAATAGGGCTTGCTTCTACAAAGCCAGCTTTTTCAATCTCTGCTAGTAATTCAGCAGATAAATGTAATTCATTAAATTTCAAT
Above is a window of Streptococcus cristatus ATCC 51100 DNA encoding:
- a CDS encoding PTS sugar transporter subunit IIB → MIKILAACGAGVNSSHQIKSALEEELSNRGYDVHCDAVMVKDVNEDLMQGYDIFTPIAATDLGFEPGIPVIEAGPILFRIPAMSAPVFDNIEAAIKEHGLS
- a CDS encoding PTS sugar transporter subunit IIA gives rise to the protein MALAQLFDENLVFCLHAENQEDLFHQVADLLEEREIVTSSYRNALLEREKAFPTGLDMEFLGKDLPNVAIPHTDIAHNLSENVVVVKLDQPVTFHNMISPTQTVEVSLLFFIINNSSSSQTNILAQLMDFFTSEGNLAGLASLNSKEELFQYISKVIK
- a CDS encoding DeoR/GlpR family DNA-binding transcription regulator, which gives rise to MKESRHKVILQELDQTGVVSVKNLKELLNVTDMTIRRDLIDLEKQGLLIRVHGGAHKKVKDSLNEASHSEKTMLNIEEKKLIAKKCADLIAEGDTVFIGSGTTTDFIGDYLEGKNISIVTNSLPIFEKLKDYPNFDLILIGGRYRVKTQTFVGQFANKLLREIKVSKAFIGVNGIDGHNVTTANEEEGNGNAIILNNAIEKYIVADNSKFDSYSFYSFYRLDNIDAIVTDDHISPKVRAKYSSYTKVL
- a CDS encoding DEAD/DEAH box helicase produces the protein MKFNELHLSAELLAEIEKAGFVEASPIQEQTIPLAMAGKDVIGQAQTGTGKTAAFGFPTLEKIDTDNPAVQALIIAPTRELAVQSQEELFRFGRSKGVKVRSVYGGSSIEKQIKALKSGAHIVVGTPGRLLDLIKRKALKLNQIETLILDEADEMLNMGFLEDIESIISRVPEERQTLLFSATMPDAIKRIGVKFMKEPEHVKIAAKELTTELVDQYYIRVKEHEKFDTMTRLMDVEQPELSIVFGRTKRRVDELTRGLKIRGFRAEGIHGDLDQGKRLRVLRDFKNGNLDVLVATDVAARGLDISGVTHVYNYDIPQDPESYVHRIGRTGRAGKSGQSITFVAPNEMGYLQIIENLTKKRMKGLKPATAEEAFQAKKRVALKKIERDFADESIRSNFEKFSKDARKLAAEFSPEELAMYILSLTVQDPDTLPEVEIAREKPLPFKASGGGFGGKGKSGRGNGRRGDQGRDRRGGREDREGGRRDFKRKSNKNSRDFESRGNKRPQRTSSEKKTGFVIRNKGDK